Proteins encoded in a region of the Vicia villosa cultivar HV-30 ecotype Madison, WI linkage group LG5, Vvil1.0, whole genome shotgun sequence genome:
- the LOC131603382 gene encoding uncharacterized protein LOC131603382, whose translation MASNKDSNWWKKLCKVDIGQWGNSNFFFSSVKEVYKDLSNSDYDHHLDAWHKVWHKAIPSKISCFGWRLFHNSLAIKNNLYRRNVIGQGSSRCIGDCVAVESRPHLLFEFPYFSGIWQSVCKWLHISTALHRESMEHFVQFEGLFGDDKENL comes from the coding sequence ATGGCTAGTAATAAAGATTCAAATTGGTGGAAAAAGTTGTGCAAGGTAGATATAGGACAATGGGGAAACtcgaacttttttttttcttctgttaaAGAGGTGTATAAAGATTTATCTAACTCTGATTATGATCACCATCTTGATGCTTGGCATAAGGTTTGGCACAAAGCGATACCTTCGAAAATTTCATGTTTTGGTTGGAGATTATTTCATAATAGTTTAGCTATTAAGAATAATCTTTATAGAAGGAATGTCATTGGTCAAGGATCCAGTAGGTGTATCGGGGACTGTGTCGCTGTTGAATCTAGACCTCACTTGCTTTTCGAGTTCCCTTATTTTTCAGGTATATGGCAATCAGTTTGCAAGTGGTTACACATTTCCACTGCTTTGCATAGAGAAAGTATGGAGCATTTTGTTCAATTTGAAGGTCTGTTTGGAGATGATAAGGAAaacttgtaa